The following is a genomic window from Terriglobales bacterium.
CAGATCCTGGACAAGTCCAAAGACGAGGTGCAGGCGTTCGTCTGCCTGGAAGCGTTGGCGGGTAAGGAGGTAGCGGAGGTGATCGACCGCCATGAGGCGCGCGGCAAGGTCGTGGTGGCTATGGACGCGGACGAGGGGACGCTGGACTGGATCGAGAGAGGCGGGATCGTCGCCACCATCGCACAGAAACCCTATAGCATGGGTTTCAACGGGCTGAAGATGCTCGACCAGCTCTATCACAAGCAGGCCGGTCCGGCGGGAGAAGGCGCCCGCGCCGAGCTGCCCCAGTTCGTCGATACCGGGACCATGCTGGTGGACAAGTCCAACCTGGACGCCTTTCGCAAGTCGCTGGCAGGGAGCGCAGGCAAGTAGGCCCGTGGCTGCTCCCGACCGATGGCTGGAATCCCTGCTGAACTCGAAGAGGCCGAAGGACCTGTCCAACGCGAAGTCGCTGGCGTAGGGATTAGGGCCGGATGCGCGGACGATAGCCGAGTTCGCGGGAAATACGGCGGGCAGCCTCGCGCACCAAGCTGGCGATGCGAGGCAGGCCGGCGCGGGTCAATTCACTGGTGGCGCCGCTGACACCCACGCTGGCCTCGACCTGGCCGGAGCTGTCGAACACCGGGGCGGCCACACAACGCACACCCAGACTGTTCTCCTCCTCGTCCACCGCGTAGCCCTGGGCACGGACACGCTCGAACTCGCGGTGAAGGCGGGCATGCGAGGTGATGCTGCGAGGCGTCCTCCGAGGAAGGTGGCGACCACGCAGCAACGCCTCCAATTCCTCTTCCGGCAAAAAGGCCACCAGGGCCTTGCCAACGCTGGTGGTGTGAATATCGACTCGCTTGCCCACCCAGGTGTCCATCTTGATGAAGCCGGCCGCCTCCGCTTTCTGGATGTAGACGGCCTCCGCGTGGTCGAGAATAGCCAGGTGGGCACTCAAGCCGGTCTGCCCTGCCAAGTGGCGCAGGATGGGCAGCGCCAGTTCGCGAAGGTCCAGGCCCGCCAGCGTGGCATGACTGAGACTGAGCACCTTGAGGCCTAAGCGGTACTTCCCGGTTTCGCGATCGCGGCGCAGGTACCCGGCATGTTCCAGAGTCCGCAGGATGTAGCTGGCAGAACTCTTGGGGATCCGCAGGTGCCGGCTAATCTCGGCGTTGGTCATGCCCCCACCTTGGTGGCCCACACCTTCGAGCATGGCCAGAGCGCGCTGGACGGCGGTGGCGGGAGTTTCCTTCGACATGTTGCGGACCAAGCCTTGTAGCGCCGGCGGTCCTTCCTCCAAGACATTATAGCGAATTCGTGTTCACGATATTGAACGACAGGGTTGACACTCCCGGGTCACGCTTTTAAGGTAGAAAAGGTACACGGTATTGTATGTATGTTCAACATATTGAACATACTGAATGGGCTTTACGTCACGCGAATCCCTGCAGAGGAGGTACTGGAATGAACGCCGCGCCCGCAATCGAGATCAGGCTGGACCCGAGGATGAACCGCGCCCCGGAGGGGTTCCGGGCGGAGGCCGATCTACCCAGCGGCTTTGCTGACTTGCTGGCCGCGCTTCACCGGCGCTTCACGCCCTGGCAGCAGGAACTGATCGCAAAACGGGCCGAGATGCTGGCAGAGGCGCACCGCGGCCGCCTTCCCCAATATCTGGGGGAGTCCCCTGCTACGCGGGACGACTGGCGGATCGAGCTTCCGGAATGGTGCGCAGACCAGCGCAACCAGATGACCGGTCCGGCTGATGACGCGGAACTGGTGGTCAAGATGCTGAACTCGGGCGCTCCCGGGGTGATGCTGGACCTGGAGGACTCGATGGCCAACTTCTGGCCCAGCCTCACGCAGGGGATCGAAAACATCCTAAGGGCGCTGCGGGGGGAGCTGACGTACTACGACGGCAAGCGGGAACGCCAGGTGAGCATCGAGCCGAGCCCGACGGTGATCTGGATCCGGCCGCGGGGCCTGCACCTGAGCCAGGCGGGGATCCTGCCGGATGAGCCTGTGGCGGCGCCGTTGTTCGATGTGGCCCGCATTGTCCACGCGGTGGACCCGGCGGAACTCAAGCATCCACTGGCGTTCTACATTCCAAAATCCGAGTCGGCCGAGGAAGCCCACTGGTGGCGCAATTTGTTCCAGGCGCTGGCCAAGGCGAAAGGCCTTCCCAAGGACGCCATCAAGTGCATGGCGCTGGTGGAATCTCACCCGCTCGCCTTCCAGATGGAAGAGTTCCTCTACACGCTGCGGGATCACATCCTGGGGCTGAACCTGGGCCGCTGGGACTACATGGCCAGCCTGATCCACTACAACTTGCACGACGCCAACTGGGTGCTGCCGGACCGCAACACCATCCCGCATGACGTTGCGTTCTTTCAGAACCTGCGACTGCGCATTCCGGAGGTGTGCCACAAGCGCGGCGTGCTGGCCATCGGAGGGATGACGGCGCTGTATCCCAGCCGGGTGGATCCTGAGCTGAACGCCCGGGCGCTGGATGTGCTGCAGAAGGACAAGAAGAACGAGGCGGACTGCCTGATGGACGGCGCCTGGACGGGGCACCCGGACCAGAACGAGATCGCGGTGGAGCAGTTCCCGTATCCCAACCAGCTTTCCCGCCGGCCGGGCGATCCGATCGCGCACCCGGACCTCAGGCCTGTGCCTGAGGGCGTGGGAAAGACCACGGTCGCCGGCACGCGAGCGGCGGTTCGCACCGTGATCCGCTACCGCAACGGCGTGTTGAACGGCAAGGGCGCGAGTTTGCTGGATGGCTACATGGAAGACCTGGCGACGGACCGCATCTATCGGCTGATGATCGCGCAGCGGATGCGGCACCGCGGCCAGGTGAAGATCCTGGACGAGAACGGCCACTCCAACGTTCACACACCGGGACTGGTGAGCCAATTGTTTGACGAGGAACTGGAACGGATCCTGAGCGAACTGCCGAACGATGCGGGTGCAGAGACGATCGACCGCTACCGCGAAGCAAGGCAGCAGAGTGAGCGCATGATCGTGGAGGAGGAGTTCAATCCGGTGTGATGAAAGCGACGGCCGGCGTTCGATGCGGCGAATCGTGACCAGCAGGACTGAACTACGCCAAGGAGGTGAGCATGGGAAGCAAGCGAAACGGACACGGGATCGAGCGTGACATGGGCATGCAGGAG
Proteins encoded in this region:
- a CDS encoding IclR family transcriptional regulator, whose product is MSKETPATAVQRALAMLEGVGHQGGGMTNAEISRHLRIPKSSASYILRTLEHAGYLRRDRETGKYRLGLKVLSLSHATLAGLDLRELALPILRHLAGQTGLSAHLAILDHAEAVYIQKAEAAGFIKMDTWVGKRVDIHTTSVGKALVAFLPEEELEALLRGRHLPRRTPRSITSHARLHREFERVRAQGYAVDEEENSLGVRCVAAPVFDSSGQVEASVGVSGATSELTRAGLPRIASLVREAARRISRELGYRPRIRP